CCCGCCGACGGCGGGATCTCTCGTGGCGGTCGTCTCGTCAGCGGTGACGGCGGGACGGCCTCGATATCGCCTGTAGGAACTCACTGGTTCGTACAAAGCATGTCCAGTCTGCAGCCACGCTCGACCTCACGACGGGACCAAGGTCCTCGCACGCCGGGAAGATGCCTCCCTAGACCGTCGGCGCGACCCCGTGGGCCGGGCAACAGGCAACCGGCAACGTCGATCCCGGGCAGCGGACCGCTGCCCGGGATCGACGTGAGGGTCGTCGCCGCGTCAGGACGCGAGCGGCGCCACCTGCGGCTCCGTGACAGCGCGCGCGGACCCCAGGATGTGTTGGTGGCGGTAGCGGACGAAGAGGCCCAACAGAGCGGCCGCCACCGCCACGCCCACGCCCATGCCGAGCACCTGGCGGTAGCTCGAGACAGCGTTGCTCGCGTCGCCCACGAGCAAGCCGGACACGTAGGGGAGGGCGAAGGCGGCCGCGCCTGAGGCCAGTCCCACCATGGAGGTCACCACGCCCTTGCGGAGCGGGAAGAACTCCGCCAGCACCACCACGGTGAGCTGGAAGAGGCCGCCCGCGGCCGAGAACCCGATCACGAAGGCACAGGCATGGAAAGCCCCAGGGTTCGTCGACAACAGCAGGCCCACGTAGGCCAGCCCTGCCACGACCGGGTTGACCGACAGGATCGTCACCGGCCGGACGAAGCGCGCGACCAGGGTCGCGGTGACGAACACCCCGATGAACGAGCCGATCGAGTACGACGACACGAGCGAGCGCCCGGCGCTCTCCGACATGCCGGCGAGGTGGACGCCCAGCATCGGCAGCGTGTTCTGGGCCAGCCAGAACATCGCGGTCGCGCAGAAGCCGTACAACACGAGCGCCGCGCCGTCAATGCCGACGCAGGAGCGGGCGGCCGGCGCCGCTGCGCGCTCGGCGGCCTGGGCAGCGGCGTCGAGCTCCGCGCGCTGGGCCGCGGCCAGCGCGCGGTAGTCCGGAAACGGGGCGCGCAATTGGATGGCGAACAGGACCGCCAGGATGACGATGAGCGCGATCATCGGGGCGCCCCAGGCGATGCCAGCCGCGGCGACACCCGTCACCACGAGCGGCAGCGCCAGCTGGCCCAGGGAGATCGCAGCCTTCACCAGCACGTTCGCGCTGCCTGCGACCTTGGGGAAGATCTCCATCAAGGTCGGGTAGTTCCCGGTGTCGCCGACCGCGTTCGCCAGGCCGAAGAACAGCGCCAGCGCGAAGCCGACCTGCCAGTTCGGGCTCACCAAGAGCCCACCGAGGAAGATCATCACCATCACGAGGCCCGTCAGCACCGACAGGCGCCGGCCGAACCGGTCGGAGAGGAACCCAGCGAAGGACGGCCCGATGATCTTGCCGATGCCGACGCCGGAGATCGCCTGCAGGACCTGGCCCTCGGTGGCTCCCCACTGGAGCTGAAGGTGCGAGCTGTGCTGCGACATGATGATGACGACCATGCCGTAGACGATGAAGTAGAGGTAGATCACCATGGCCGTGGCCATGCAGGGGGTGCGCCTCACGATTGCCTCTCGAACTTGGAACGTGACCCGGCAGCGGCAAAGGCTCTCCTGGACAGTTGCCCAAGTTATGGGGTCGCTGGGGCCCTTGACGTAGGACCAGCGGCGGCCGACGGCTCCCTTTTGCGCCGTCGACCCCGCTGGTCCGTACTCATAGCGATGCGGTCAGTTGGCGGCGGTCAACTCGGGCGAGGTGATCTCCGCGACGTCGTGGCCGAAGACGATCCGGTGGCGGATGTTGACCAGCACGCCGAGCAGCGCCGAGATCACGGCCACACCGATGCCGAGCCAGACCACCCCGCGGTACGGCCCGACCAGGGCCGCGCCCTCGGCGTCGCCGAGGATGACACCGGTCAGGAACGGGAGGAGGAACGCCGCGACACCCGAGGCCAGGCCGATGAGCGAGGTCACCAGGCCCTTGCGGGCCGGGAAGAACTCGGCCAGGACGACGACCGTGAGCTGGAAGAGGCCACCGGCGGCGAAGAAGCCGACGAGGAAGGACGAGACGCGGTACACGGACGGGCTGTCGGAGGTGAGCAGCAGGACGTAGGCGATCGTGGTGATGATCGGATTGACGACCAGCAGACGCACGGGCTTGACCCAGCGGGCCACCAGGCCCGCGTTGGTGAACACGCCGATCAGCGAACCGGTCGCGTAGAGCGACACCAGCGTCTTGGCGCCAGCCTCGCCCATCCCGGCGATGTGCTCGCCCATGCCCGGCAGCGAGTTCTGCGCGAGCCAGAAGGTGCCGACCGAGGTGAAGCCGAAGAACACCAGGGCAGCGCCCTCGACCCAGATCTTCGCGCCGGCCTTCTCGCCGATGACCGCGGTGACGGCCAGCGCCTTGGCCTTCGCCTCGGCCGCGAGCGCCTTGTGGTCCGGGAACTTGAGGAAGCAGACGAGGATGAAGCACAGGCCGATCGCTGTGGCCGCGCCGTAGAAGGAGGTCTTCCAGAACAGGCCGCCGGCGACGAGGATCGGGAGCAGGAGCTGGCCGATGGCGATCGCGGCCTTGACGAGCAGGTTGGCCGAACCGGCCTTCTTCGGGAACGCCTCCATCAGGGCCGGGTAGGCGCCGACGTCGAGGATGGCGTTGGCCAGGCCGAACCACACCGACAGCACGAAGCCGACCTTGTAGTTGGGGCTGTTCACCATGCCGGCGAAGTAGACGACGCTCATGAGCAGCGAGGTCAGCAGCATGGCCTTGCGACCGAACTTGTCAGACACGAAGCCCGCGAACGCCGGGCCGATGATCTTGCCGATGCCGACGCCGGAGATGGCGAACGCGATCTGTCCGTCCGTCGCCCCCCACATCTCCATCAACGAGCTCTTGTTCTGAGACACGATGATGAGGGCCATCCCATACAGGATGAAGTAGAAGTAGATCGATCCCGCAGTAGGGATGTACGGGTTTCTCCGCATGACGACCTTCCTGGTGTGCCGTGCCGTGGGGGGGACGAGGTACTGCCAGAGCACATCGGGCGGAACCCGGAGGCGCCGTCCGCTGTCCTAGTGCCCCGCTCGGGCTGCCGCGTTCCCGCAGTTCCACCAAAGGACGACGACGTCGTGCGGTGTCTGTGCGGAGCCGTGCAGTAGGGCGATCAGGGACTCCCTAGTTCGAACATTGTTGCCCCGGCGAATCACCCGCCACGGGGCCCTTGGTCCCTACTGGGATAGGCGAAGCGTCAGAGACCGCTCGCCGCATAGCGGTCGGCAGTCGGGCCCGGGATCGCGCGCCTGGCGCGCCGCCGATCCCGTGGGGAGCCGTCAGGCGGCCAGATCCGCCAGCACGAAGCGCAGCACGACGTCCTCGATCATCGTCCGCACGTGGGGGGACTCCTGCTCGCCCAGCATGTCCCGGTCGAACAGCTCCCGGAACGTCGCGCGGTTCGCCACCCGCTGGAACGCCAGGGCGGATATCACCTGCTGCACGTCCAGCGCGGTCGGGGCGCCTGGCCCGCCGCGGAACACCCCGGACTCGCGACCACGCCGCAGTATGTCGTCGATGATCGTCAGCGCCGTGCGGTTGGCGGCCTTGCTCTCCTCCGTCATCAGGTGGATGGCGCCTTGGGGGAGGGTGTTCTCGAAGACGACCAGGCGGACGAACGCCGGGTTCTGCTCGTGGTGCAGCACGTTAGACCGCACGAGCAGCCGCAGGGCCTCCTGCGGCTCGAAGGAGTCGAGGTGGAGATTGACCTCGGTCTCTCGGATCTGCCGGTAGGCGTGGAGCAACGCTGCCGCGTACAACTCCTCCTTGCCGCTGAAGTAGTAGTAGATCATCCGCTTGGTGACGTTGGTCCGCTCGGCGATCGCGTCGACGCGCCCCGCCAGCAGCCCGTTGGCGGAGAACTCGTCGATGGCCGCCTCGAGGATCTGCCGTCGGGTGCCCTCGGGGTCGCGACGTGCTGCCACGGTCTGGCGTCGGGACTGCGCGACGTCGGCTGTGGTCATGTCACGGGCTCCCCAGGTGGACGGCGCTGCGGCGAGATCGAGCGGCGAATATGGTCCTGCGCACGATAGTCGACCAGATGCGGCGCGTCGGGACTCCTCGCCCCGTCGGGTACGAACTGGTCCATACAATCGACCCGACCGTGCTGTCCACATCACCCAGCGCCCGACGTCGACCGACGGGCTCACCGGAGGCGAACCGCCGATGTCCACCAGTCCCGCCCCCTCCCGCCGCCTCGCACCGGTGGCCCCGCCGGAGCGAGGGCCGCTCCTCGTGCTGTGCGGTCCGATGGGATCTGGCAAGACGTCCGTCGGCAGCGTGCTCGGCCGGCGCTGGGACGTCGCGCTGCGCGACACAGACGAGGATGTCGAGGACACGGCGGGCACGACGATCGCCGACATCTTCCTGCACCGTGGCGAGGAGGAGTTCCGGCGGCTCGAGCACGAGGCCGTCGAGCGCGCCCTCGTCGAGCACGATGGCATCCTCGCCCTCGGCGGCGGAGCCGTCCTGCACGAGGACACCCAGGCCGAGCTCGCCGCGTACGCGCGCGGCGGCGGGATCGTCACCTTCCTCGACGTGTCGATCGAGTACGCCGCGCCCCGGGTGGGCCTGGGCGAGGCGCGGCCGCTGCTCATGGGAGACCCGTACCAGCGCTGGCGCGACATCATGGACGCCCGCCGGCCGGTGTACGAGGCGGTGTCCACCATGCGCACCCTCACCGACGGAATGACCCCGCAAGAGGTCGCCCGGGAGATCGAGCGTCGCCTGCGCGTCGCCGCCCGTGACAAGGCCCGGGCCCAGCAGGCGGCACGCGGGCACGCGCACGGCCACGGGCACGGGCACTGACGGGCACTGACGGGCGCTGACGGGCACTGACGTCGCCCAACCGCCCGGCCGGGCGTGACGCGGGGGCCCTGGCAGCCGCCTCGCCCCGCCGTCGCGCAGAATCACCCGGACGGCGCAACGCCGGACGGCCCGGCCGACACTCCGTGCGACACGCCGAGTGGGCGCCGCCGATGTCGGATAAATGGGTGCGCCGCCGCCTGCGCGGACACCCCTGAGCAGCACCGTCGCCCGCTTGACAGCCCTTCCCGAGGCGGTAGGTTCTGCAGGTGTTCCGCATCTGCGGATGATCGGTCGGTCGAGCGGAGACGCGCGATCCGCCGCCCGCGGACCAGGACCCGGCTGGGCCCGCGTGTTCAGTAGAAAACGGATGTCGTCGCCACGCGACGGCACCCGGCACGAAGGACACGCGGGCCGGTCGGCCCTGGATGATGCGCTGACGTACCCTGCTTCGGTGCCCCTTCGCGAGCCCTCCCGCTGGTCGACGCTGATCCTCGCGCTCGTCGGCGGCGTCCTCACCTGGGCCGCATTCCCCGACGTCGGCTGGTGGGGCACGGCGTACCTGGGCGTGGCCACCCTGTTCCTCGCGATGCGCCGCGACAGCGCCTGGTGGAACGCGCTCGTCGGGCTCGTGTGGGGCGTGACGTTCTTCGCGCCGCACATCACCTGGGCGGACTTCGCCGTCGGGCGGGCGCCCTGGCTCGCGCTGGCCGTGGTCGAGGCCTGCTATGTGGCGCTGCTCGGCGCCGCGTGGGCGTGGGCACGCCGGGGGAACGCGGTGTGGCGCAGCGCCGGCCTGCAGCTCGTCGTCTTCGTGATCCTGTGGGTCGCCATGGAGGAGCTGCGCTCGGCGTGGCCGTTCGGCGGCTTCCCCTGGGGCCGGCTGGCCTTCTCGCAGTCGTCCTCGCCGCTGCTCGCCTTCGCGTCGATCGCCGGGGCGCCGCTGGTGACCGCGGTGGTCGTGGCCGTCGGGGTGCTGCTGGCCCAGTCCTGGACCGCCGCGCGGAGCGGCGCCATCGGGGTCGCGGGCCTGCGTGGAGTAGTGGCCGTCGTCCTGGTCGCAGCGGGGGCGCTCATCCCGCTCGACAGCCGCGCACAGACCGGGGAGCTGCGCGTGGGCGCCGTGCAGGGCAACGTGCCGACCCCCGGGCTGGAGGCCTTCGCCCAGCGCCGCGAGGTTCTCGACAACCACATCGCCGGCACGCACGCGCTGCTCGAGCGCGTCGAGCCCGGCCAGCTGGACCTGGTCGTGTGGCCGGAGAACGGCACGGACATCGACCCGCAGGTCGACGCGGAGGCAGCGGCGCTCATCGACGACGCCGCCCGCGCCGTGGACGCCCCGATACTGGTGGGCACAGTCGAGTACCCGCCCACCGGCGGCCGCTACAACACCGCGGTGCTCTGGGAGCCCGGCGTCGGCGTCGTCGCCGAGTACTCCAAGCAGCACCCGGCGCCGTTCGCCGAGTACATCCCGATGCGGGAGTTCTTCCGCACGTTCTCCCCGGCTGTGGACCTGGTCACCACGGACATGGTCGCGGGCACGGAGGTGGGCGTGGTGCCCGTGGAGTCGCCGCGTCTCGACCGCACGGTCCTGGTGGGCGACGTGATCTGCTTCGAGGTCGCCTACGACAGCCTCGTCCGGGACGCGGTGCGGGCCGGCGCCGAGGTCATCGTCGTGCAGACGAACAACGCGAGCTTCGGCTACACCGCCGAGTCCACCCAGCAGCTGGCCATGTCCCGGCTGCGCGCGGTCGAGCTCGGACGGGCGACTGTGCAGATCTCCACGGTGGGGGTCAGCGCCGTCATCGCGCCCAACGGCGCGGTCACCCAGCAGACGGGCCTCTTCACGGCGGACCAGCTCATCGCTACGCTGCCGCTGCGCGACTCCCTCACGCCAGCCGCCCGGCTCGGCGGCTGGCCCGCGTGGATCGCTGACGCTCTGGCTGTGTGCGTCGTCGTCACCGGGATGGCCGGTGCGCGTCGCATCCGGCGCGACGACCGCCCCGAGGGAGCACGATGACGTCCGAACTCCAGCCGCCCAGAGTCCTCGTGGTGGTCCCCACCTATGACGAGCGCGCCACCCTTCCCGGCGCCCTGGCGCGGCTGCGGGAGCACGCGCCCGCGGTCGACGTGCTGGTGGTGGACGACGGGTCGCCCGACGGCACCGGCGAGATCGCGGAGGCGATCGCCGCGGAGGACGCCGAGCGCCACGGTCGCGTCGCGGTGCACGTCATGCATCGGGCGGACAAGCAAGGGCTCGGCACGGCGTACGTCGCCGGGTTCCGGTGGGCGCTCGAGCGCGGCTACGACGTCATCGTGGAGATGGACGCCGACGGCTCGCACCGCGCCGAGGACCTGCCCGCGCTGCTCGCCGCGGTCGACGGCGCCGACCTGGTGCTCGGCTCGCGATGGGTGCCGGGGGGCGCGGTGGTGAACTGGCCGCTCAGCCGGCAGCTGCTCTCGCGGGGCGGCAACACGTACACGCGGCTCGTGCTCGGCCTGCCGTTGCGAGATGCCACCGGGGGGTTCCGCGCGTACCGCGCACCGATGCTGGGCAGGCTGCCGCTCGACGAGGTCGAGTCGCACGGCTACTGCTTCCAGGTGGACATGGCCTGGCGGGTGATCCGCGCCGGCGGCATCGCCGTGGAAGTGCCGATCACGTTCGTCGAGCGCGAGTTGGGCGAGTCCAAGATGAGCCGGGACATCGTGCTCGAGGCGCTGGGCAAGGTCACGGTGTGGGGCGCGCAGCACCGGCTCCAGCAGGTGCGCTCGGCCCTCCGCCGAGCCCTGCGGCCCGCGAAGCCCTAGAGGCCCCGAGCATGACGACGGGCGCCGGTCCACATGGACCGGCGCCCGTCGTCATGCTGGGGAGCGTCAGGCGCTGCGGCGCAGCTTCCCGGCGCGGAGCAGGTCAAGCCGCTCGTCGAGCAGTTCCTCGAGCTCCTTGACAGTGCGGCGCTCGAGCAGCATGTCCCAGTGGGTGCGCGGCGGCTTGCCGCCCTTGGGCTCAGGCTTCGAGGCGTCGCGCAGAAGCGCCTCCTCGCCGCAACGGCACTCCCAGGTGACCGGGACGTCCGCCTCGACAGAGAAGGGCAGGATGATGGTGTGCCCGTTGGGGCAGTCGTAGTGCGCCTGGAGACGGGGCGCGAAGTCGACGCCGTCCTCTGTCTCCATGCTGTGTGAACCGATGCGCATTCCGCGCAGGGACCGGTTCGACATCTGGGACCTCCGTGCCGTTGCCTGATGAAACTCTTCCGCAGGGCACAACGCCCGACCCGGCCCTGGTGTTCCATAGTGCCGTGAAGGTCTCGTGAACGCGCGACGAGCTTGGGGCCCGATGTGAGGGGTTTCCCGCCTGTCCGTCACCTTTTCGGGAGGCTGCGGGAGAACGGCGCTGTGACCAGCCACACAGCATAGCGCGGGCTCACCACCGCCCGCGCACCACCCCTGCCCGGCGGGGTCCGACGGCCACCTCCGCGCGGATCCTGAGCCCTTCGTGGGCGGCCAGCGCGCGCAGCAGGTGCGACCACCCTCGCTCGAAGGCGCCGTCGGCGCCGCCCTCGTCGCGGACGTACCCGATCACGACCGAACCGCCTGGCGCCGCGTGCTCGACCACGGAGGCCAGGACCCGCACGAGCAGCAGGCCGACCGTCCGGGACGGCGCGATGGTCGCGTGCTCGATGGGGAGCACGACGGGCAGCGGCCGGTCCTCGGCGTCGAGCACCAGGAACCACAGGGCCGCCGGCCCGCCGCGTCGGCCGCCCAGGGCGCCGAGCAGCGCCTCGAGGAGAGCGGCGTCTGAGGGGTCCGGGGGACCGACCTCCTCCGCATGGCGGCCTGGCGAGGGGAGCCCGTAGTGGAACGGGTCGTCCGACGGGGTGGGCGGGTGGGGCCGGGGCTCGGGAGCATCGTGATCGTTCGTCATGCGGCCACCGTTCGCGTCGGCCCTGACGCGTTCCGCCAGCGTGGCTACGGGGCTGTTGACGACCCCGCCGCGCTCCGGGACCGAGGGTGGACGGCCCGCGGCGGGCCGCTCACTCCTGCCGCGCCGGCTGGGTGAGCACGACCCCGTCGGTGAACATCACCCCGTCGCTGAACCGGGCCTGGACGCGCCCCCCGCCGAACTGCTCCGCGTACAGGCGGGCGTACAGGCCGTCGGGCGCGGCGACGAGCTGCTGGTGCGTGCCGCGCTCGACGACCCTCCCGTCGTCCACCACGAAGATGACGTCCGCGTCGATGATCGTGGAGAGGCGGTGCGCGATCGCCAACGTGGTGCGGCGCTTGAGGACACGCGCCAGCGCGTCCTGCACGAGCCGCTCGGAGGAGGTGTCGAGGGCCGACGTGGCCTCGTCGAGGATGAGGATCCGCGGGTCCTTGAGGAGCACTCTCGCGATCGCGACGCGCTGCTTCTCCCCACCCGAGAGGCGGTAGCCCCGCTCGCCGACGACGGTGTCGTACCCGGACTCGAAGGAGACGATGCGGTCATGAATGTTGGCCGCGCGGCAGGCCTCCTCGAGCTCGGCGTCGGTGGCGTCGGGTCGGGCGTACCGCAGGTTCTGGGCGATCGTCGCGTGGAAGAGGTAGGGGTCCTGGGTCACTACGCCGACGGTGTCGGCCAGGCTCGACAACGTGACGTCCCGGATGTCGTGGCCGTCGATCCGCACCGCGCCCCGGTCGACCTCGTACAGCCTCGGCACCAGGTGGCTCAACGTGGTCTTCCCCGCCCCGGACGGGCCGACGAACGCGGCGAGCTGGCCCGGCTCGACCTCGATCGACACGTCGCGCACCGCCCAGGCGCGGCGGCCGGTCGTGCTGGCGCCCGCTGCCGTGCGGCGGTTGTCCCGCGGCGCCGGCCGCGGCAGGCCGCGCGGCATCCCGCCACCCCCGTGGCCAGCGCTCGGCACGCCGAAGCCCATCATGGCCCCCCGCATGCCACCGCCCATGCCCGACCCGCGGCCCGGGGACGCGACAGGGGCGGGCTCCTGGAGCTGCGGTGGAGACGGGTAACGGAACCACACCTGCTCGAACGAGACGCGTCCCTGCGTGGTGGCCGGGTCGAGCGCGACCGCGCCTGGGCGGTCGCCGATCGCGGGCTCCATGTCGAGGTACTCGAAGATCCGCCGGAACAAGGCGAGCGAGGTCTGCACGTCGAGGGCGACTCGCATCAACGACACGACCGGCATCAGCAGCCGCGCCTGGAGCGTCGAGAACGCGACGAGGGTGCCCGCGGTCAGCGCGCCCGCCCCGGCGCCGCCCGTGATCATGTACCCGGCGGCCAGGTACACCAGGGCGGGGGTGATCGCCATGAAGGCGTTGACCACCCCGAAGAACCCCTGGCCGGCCATCGCCTGCCGGACCTGGAGCACCACCTGGCGGTCGTTCTCCTCGCGGTACCGGGCGATCTCCGCGTCGGAGCGGTTGAACACCTTGGTCAGCAGCACCCCGGAGACGCTCAGCGCCTCCTCGGTGATCGCCGTCATGTCGGCGAGCGACTCCTGGGTGGCACGCGCGATCAGCTGCCTGCGGGCGCCCACGCGGCGTTGCATCACCACGAACACGGGCAGGAGCGCGACGGCGACGATCGTCAGCTGCCAGCTCAGCAGCAGCATCGCGACGAGCGAGGCGATCACCGTCACGACGTTGGACAGGATCGAGGAGGCGGTGGTGGTGAGCACCGACCGCACGCCGCCCACGTCGTTCGCGAGACGCGACTGGATCGAGCCCGTCTTCGTGGCGGTGAAGAAGGCCAGCTCCATGCGCTCGAGATGGGCGAACAGCCGCCCTCGCAGGTCCGCCATCGCGAGGTTGCCGACCTTGGTGGTGAGGTAGGTCTGCCCCACGCCGATCGCCGAGCTGAGCAGCGGCACGAGGATCATCGCGCCGACGAGCCACAGCAGCAGCCGCAGGTCCACCACGCCAGACGCGGGGAACAGCGCGTCGTCGAACACCCGCTGGGTCAGGAAGGGCGTGATGATGCCGAGCCCGGCGCCGACCAGGATCGACAGCACCACCAGGGCGAGCGCTCCCCGGTAGGGCGTCAACAGCGCGCCGATCCGGCGCAGCAGGGCGCCCGAGGAGCTGGGGTTGGCGGGCGTGCCCGCCCTCGGCGAGGGGGCGGCTGGAGCCTCAGCAGGGGAGTCGGCGGCCAGCAGGTGGGAGGGCGGGTCCGACGGCGCCGGTGGGACAGAGTGCTGCGGGGGAGTCGGACCGGTCATACGCCCAGTCTGGCCCCCGCGTGCGCGTCGACGAGCACAGGCGCGCACGCTTCGGCCGGGCGCGGGCCCATCAGGGGAGTGAGGACCGGTCCCCCTGTGCCAGCGCGCCGCGCACGACGGTCGCCTCGCGGTCCGGGTCTTGCACGAGCGAGGGCGACAGCCCGGCACGGCCCAGGGCCTCGAGCAGCGTCGGGGCCTGCGCGCTGCCCGCCTCCATGAGGACCTCGCCGCCAGGGGCGAGCCATCGTGGCGCGAGGGCGGCCACCCGCAGCAGCAGGTCGAGCCCTTCCGGCCCGCCGTCCAGAGCGGCCCTCGGCTCGTGCTGGCGCGCCTCCGGGGGCATCAGGCGCAGAGCCCGCGTGGGCACGTAGGGGGCGTTGGCGGTGAGGACGTCGACCGCTCCGCGCAGCCGCGTGGGCAAGGGCCCGTCGAGGTCGCCCTGGTAGACGCGGCCGGCCGGCGGCGGGATGTTCTGCCGCGCGCACCGCACGGCGGCGGGGTCGATGTCGATCGCGTGCAGCTCGATCGCCGGCCGTGCGGACGCCACAGCCATCCCGACGGCGCCCGACCCGCAGCACAGGTCCACGACCCGAGCGGGCCGCAGGGCTCCCCGTGCCGCGAGCGCGGCGAGGGCCAGCTCCACGAGGAGCTCGGTGCGGCGGCGGGGGACGAAGACGCCCGGGTGCACGAGCACCCGGTGGCCGAGGAAGGAGGCCCATCCGAGGACGTGCTCGAGCGGGGCGCCCTCGACCCGTCGGGCGGTGAGCTCGGCCAGGTGGACGGGCGACCGGGCCTCGGCGCGCAGCAGGGCGGCCTCGTCCTCGGCGAAGACGCACCCGGCGGCCCTGAGCGCGGCCACGAGCTCGGACGCGGGTGGCCAGCCGTCCGCGCCCGACGCTTCCGCCGCCGTGGGCGGTGAGACGGCGAGCGGGTCCTCAGGCATGGGTGTCCTCAGGCATGGGTGGCGTCGACCGCGCGCTGCACGAGCTCCTGGTCGTCGGCGCCGTCGAGGCGCCACCCGCGCTGCCGCATGGCGCCGTTGCCGCGGCGCAGCACCTCGTCGAACTGGGCGGCGACCCATTCCCGGTCCCCGGCGGCGTCCAGCGCCGGCCCGACGTGGTCGAGCAGCACCTGGACCGCCTCGACGGCGGGGATCGGGCGCAGCGTGGCAGGGCTCAGCAGGTCGCCCGTGAGGCCAGACCGCGCCGCCCGCCAGGCCGCCAGGCGCAGCGCCTCCGTCCGCGGCTCCGGCCCCAGCGCCGCGCCGCCGGAGAGCGAGGCGTCGAGCGCGGTGTCGGCGAGGGCCCGCACCAGCACGCCTTGGAGGACGGCGTCGGCGGCGTCGAGGCACACGTCGGGCACGCGGACCTCGACGGTGGGGTAGGCGGGGGAGAGGCGGGCGTCGAAGTAGACCATCCCGGGGTCGAGGATCGTCCCGCTCGAGACCAGGTCGTCGACCAGCGCGTGGTAGGTGGCGGCGTCGCCGAACGGCCCAGTGGGCCCGGCGGTGGGCCACCGCCCCCAGACCTGGGAGCGGTAGCTCGCGTAGGCCGTGTCCTCGCCGTGCCAGTAGGGGCTGTTCGCGCTCAACGCGAGGAGCAGTGGCGTCCAGCGGCGGAGGTGGTCGATGACCCGGACCCCCTCCTCGTCGTCGGCGACCTCGACGTGGATGTGGCATCCGCACGTCAGCTGCTCGCGCGCGATCTCGCCGAACTCGTCGCGGATGGCGCGGGCGCGCTGGTTCACGATGACGGTGGGATCCCCGCCGGTGGGCGCCGTGCCCAGCGCGACGACGCGCGCCCCCACGTGCTGCGCGGAGGCGTCGGCCCGGGCGCGGCCTGCGCGGACCTCGGCCAGGATGTCGGTCACGGTGGAGCGCGGCCGGGTGGACGTCTCGACCTGCTCCTGCGTGAACTCCTTCTCCAGGCGCCCTCCTGGCGGGTCGTCGACCGACTCGTCGGCGGCATGGGCCGCTGCGTGCTGCAGCGCCGGGGCCGCGACAGCACGCAGCGTCCCGTCGGGAGACACGAGCAGGAACTCTTCTTCAATCCCTATGCGGCGCACCACCACAGTGTGGAGGGAGTGCGCGCCCCTGTCGCGCCGGATATTACTTTACTGACATATTGTCCATTATTGGCATTTCCTTTACCAACGGGCGCACAACCGTCGCCACCTCCCACGCGCTGCTGGCGCTGTGGTCGGGCAGCCCGGGAGCGACGGCGCAATTCGGGCGCGCGGTGGGGGGGCGGGGCCGTCAGGACAAGAACGTGGTGATCGCCTCGACGACGAGGTCGTGGTCATCGCCCTGCGGGAGGCCCGAGACCGTCACCGTGCCGACCGGACCCACGTCCTTGACCCGCACCGGGAAGCAGCCCCCGTGCGCCGCGTAGCGCTGCACCGGCAGGTCGTGCTGCTCGGCGAACGTCGTGCCGTCCGCCCGCGCCCGCGTCCCCACCAGGTACGACGACGCCCCGAACCGCTCCGTCACGCGCACCTTGCGGTCCACCCAGGTGTCGTTGTCAGGCGTGGTCCCCGGCAACGAGGCGTGGAACAGCTGGTGGCGGCCACGGCGCACGTCGATCGTCACCGGCAGCGAGCGCTCCTGTGCGATCTCGACCAGGAGGCACCCCAGCCGCCAGGCGTCGTCGTTGTCGAAACGCGTGAAGACCAGCGTCCGCTCCTGCTCCTCGAGCGTCGCGACGAGTTGCACCAGCTCGAGATTCGTTGTCAGGCTCATCCCTCGATCATGGCCGCGCCAGCCATCGCAGTCGAGCGGGCACGCGGGACGCCCGGGCAGCC
The sequence above is a segment of the Cellulomonas chengniuliangii genome. Coding sequences within it:
- a CDS encoding MFS transporter gives rise to the protein MRRTPCMATAMVIYLYFIVYGMVVIIMSQHSSHLQLQWGATEGQVLQAISGVGIGKIIGPSFAGFLSDRFGRRLSVLTGLVMVMIFLGGLLVSPNWQVGFALALFFGLANAVGDTGNYPTLMEIFPKVAGSANVLVKAAISLGQLALPLVVTGVAAAGIAWGAPMIALIVILAVLFAIQLRAPFPDYRALAAAQRAELDAAAQAAERAAAPAARSCVGIDGAALVLYGFCATAMFWLAQNTLPMLGVHLAGMSESAGRSLVSSYSIGSFIGVFVTATLVARFVRPVTILSVNPVVAGLAYVGLLLSTNPGAFHACAFVIGFSAAGGLFQLTVVVLAEFFPLRKGVVTSMVGLASGAAAFALPYVSGLLVGDASNAVSSYRQVLGMGVGVAVAAALLGLFVRYRHQHILGSARAVTEPQVAPLAS
- a CDS encoding MFS transporter codes for the protein MRRNPYIPTAGSIYFYFILYGMALIIVSQNKSSLMEMWGATDGQIAFAISGVGIGKIIGPAFAGFVSDKFGRKAMLLTSLLMSVVYFAGMVNSPNYKVGFVLSVWFGLANAILDVGAYPALMEAFPKKAGSANLLVKAAIAIGQLLLPILVAGGLFWKTSFYGAATAIGLCFILVCFLKFPDHKALAAEAKAKALAVTAVIGEKAGAKIWVEGAALVFFGFTSVGTFWLAQNSLPGMGEHIAGMGEAGAKTLVSLYATGSLIGVFTNAGLVARWVKPVRLLVVNPIITTIAYVLLLTSDSPSVYRVSSFLVGFFAAGGLFQLTVVVLAEFFPARKGLVTSLIGLASGVAAFLLPFLTGVILGDAEGAALVGPYRGVVWLGIGVAVISALLGVLVNIRHRIVFGHDVAEITSPELTAAN
- a CDS encoding TetR/AcrR family transcriptional regulator gives rise to the protein MTTADVAQSRRQTVAARRDPEGTRRQILEAAIDEFSANGLLAGRVDAIAERTNVTKRMIYYYFSGKEELYAAALLHAYRQIRETEVNLHLDSFEPQEALRLLVRSNVLHHEQNPAFVRLVVFENTLPQGAIHLMTEESKAANRTALTIIDDILRRGRESGVFRGGPGAPTALDVQQVISALAFQRVANRATFRELFDRDMLGEQESPHVRTMIEDVVLRFVLADLAA
- a CDS encoding shikimate kinase; this encodes MSTSPAPSRRLAPVAPPERGPLLVLCGPMGSGKTSVGSVLGRRWDVALRDTDEDVEDTAGTTIADIFLHRGEEEFRRLEHEAVERALVEHDGILALGGGAVLHEDTQAELAAYARGGGIVTFLDVSIEYAAPRVGLGEARPLLMGDPYQRWRDIMDARRPVYEAVSTMRTLTDGMTPQEVAREIERRLRVAARDKARAQQAARGHAHGHGHGH
- the lnt gene encoding apolipoprotein N-acyltransferase, with protein sequence MPLREPSRWSTLILALVGGVLTWAAFPDVGWWGTAYLGVATLFLAMRRDSAWWNALVGLVWGVTFFAPHITWADFAVGRAPWLALAVVEACYVALLGAAWAWARRGNAVWRSAGLQLVVFVILWVAMEELRSAWPFGGFPWGRLAFSQSSSPLLAFASIAGAPLVTAVVVAVGVLLAQSWTAARSGAIGVAGLRGVVAVVLVAAGALIPLDSRAQTGELRVGAVQGNVPTPGLEAFAQRREVLDNHIAGTHALLERVEPGQLDLVVWPENGTDIDPQVDAEAAALIDDAARAVDAPILVGTVEYPPTGGRYNTAVLWEPGVGVVAEYSKQHPAPFAEYIPMREFFRTFSPAVDLVTTDMVAGTEVGVVPVESPRLDRTVLVGDVICFEVAYDSLVRDAVRAGAEVIVVQTNNASFGYTAESTQQLAMSRLRAVELGRATVQISTVGVSAVIAPNGAVTQQTGLFTADQLIATLPLRDSLTPAARLGGWPAWIADALAVCVVVTGMAGARRIRRDDRPEGAR